The following proteins come from a genomic window of Gynuella sunshinyii YC6258:
- a CDS encoding GGDEF domain-containing protein, translating to MNEEKSLKDLAESKAKALQVLFDDPGIAAAMSRVHVFVVDHGEEIVHVSPSLVPQEWERSRKDAQKWLELVHPDDLDRVRYKWQKVVYGNADVFEEVFRFQVNGEYRWISHIGTMVYRYYDGRPSLYIGADRDVTEERLLQQLLEEERAKLAQQIVLDDFLNIPNRRYLDSEQFRFFINDGETHNAVMVFDIDDFKQLNTILTHKGGDEVLQMVVERVQKCLGASDILARYGGDEFVVVIPGSNSGRVHDIAANMLDVVAGIPLSTDDYKVSISIGLCEGHPDLDIGFWDYFGEADKLLFEAKKQGKAKVISGTL from the coding sequence ATGAATGAGGAAAAAAGTTTAAAAGATCTTGCTGAAAGCAAAGCTAAAGCGTTGCAAGTATTGTTCGATGATCCCGGAATCGCAGCAGCCATGTCCCGCGTGCATGTATTTGTGGTGGATCATGGCGAGGAAATTGTTCATGTGTCTCCATCGTTGGTTCCTCAGGAATGGGAACGCTCCAGAAAGGATGCGCAGAAATGGCTTGAGCTGGTTCATCCGGATGATCTGGATCGGGTCAGGTACAAGTGGCAAAAAGTGGTTTATGGTAATGCGGATGTCTTTGAAGAAGTCTTTCGTTTTCAGGTGAATGGTGAATATCGCTGGATTTCTCATATCGGCACCATGGTCTATCGCTACTATGATGGCCGCCCCAGTCTTTATATCGGTGCAGACCGAGATGTCACTGAAGAACGCTTGTTACAGCAGTTGCTGGAAGAGGAAAGAGCCAAGCTGGCACAGCAGATTGTGCTGGATGATTTTCTGAATATTCCTAATCGTCGCTATCTGGATTCGGAACAGTTCCGGTTTTTTATCAACGATGGTGAAACCCACAATGCCGTGATGGTGTTTGATATTGATGACTTCAAACAACTGAATACGATTCTGACCCATAAGGGTGGTGATGAAGTGCTGCAGATGGTGGTGGAACGGGTTCAGAAATGTCTGGGTGCAAGCGATATTCTGGCCCGCTATGGCGGTGATGAATTTGTAGTGGTCATTCCCGGCTCGAACTCCGGAAGAGTGCATGACATCGCTGCCAATATGTTGGATGTAGTGGCCGGTATTCCGTTGTCGACAGATGATTATAAAGTATCCATCAGTATTGGTTTATGCGAAGGACATCCTGATCTGGATATCGGTTTCTGGGATTATTTCGGCGAAGCCGACAAACTGCTGTTTGAAGCTAAAAAACAGGGTAAAGCCAAAGTCATCAGTGGTACGTTGTAG
- a CDS encoding DUF1244 domain-containing protein has product MSVTQNKEIEAAVFRRLLEHLDSRKDVQNIELMNLAGFCRNCLAKWYVAAAEQEGVSMSYDDAREIVYGMPYNEWKDKYQQEATPEQLAKFQQQQS; this is encoded by the coding sequence ATGTCAGTGACACAGAATAAAGAGATAGAAGCTGCTGTATTTCGTCGGTTACTGGAACATTTGGACAGTCGCAAAGATGTACAGAATATCGAACTGATGAATCTGGCAGGATTTTGTCGTAACTGTCTGGCCAAGTGGTATGTTGCAGCAGCCGAACAGGAAGGGGTTTCAATGAGTTATGATGATGCCCGCGAAATTGTTTACGGCATGCCTTACAATGAATGGAAGGATAAATATCAACAGGAAGCAACGCCGGAACAGCTCGCAAAATTTCAGCAACAGCAATCGTAG
- the dapB gene encoding 4-hydroxy-tetrahydrodipicolinate reductase, whose amino-acid sequence MIRVMVNGARGRMGSEVVKAVSQDADLEFVGGTDREDDLAARIAELKPDVVVDFTIASIGFENAKTIIAAGVSPVIGTSGFQQHQVEELQALAAEQKLGGLIAPNFSLGAVLMMKFSALAAKYLPDVEIIEAHSPQKEESPSGTSIRTAELIAGARVSAATPTSRKELLAGARGASLHDVPVHSVRLPGVVAQQTVFFGGLSETLKIEHNSQHRESFMPGVCLACKKVGSREQLLYGLEHLLD is encoded by the coding sequence ATGATCAGAGTCATGGTGAATGGTGCCCGAGGACGCATGGGGTCGGAAGTGGTCAAGGCGGTCAGTCAGGATGCCGACCTGGAGTTTGTAGGTGGAACGGATCGGGAGGATGATCTGGCCGCCAGAATTGCTGAGCTTAAACCCGATGTGGTCGTCGATTTCACCATCGCCTCTATCGGGTTTGAAAATGCCAAAACCATTATTGCTGCCGGTGTGTCTCCGGTCATCGGCACGTCCGGTTTTCAACAGCATCAAGTGGAAGAATTGCAGGCACTGGCGGCTGAGCAAAAACTGGGTGGTCTGATCGCTCCGAATTTTTCGTTAGGCGCGGTATTGATGATGAAGTTTTCGGCACTGGCGGCAAAGTATTTGCCCGATGTGGAAATCATCGAAGCCCACAGTCCGCAGAAAGAGGAAAGCCCATCCGGTACCAGTATTCGCACGGCTGAACTGATTGCCGGGGCCAGGGTAAGTGCAGCAACACCGACCAGTCGGAAAGAACTGCTCGCGGGTGCCCGAGGTGCCAGTTTGCATGATGTACCTGTTCATTCTGTTCGTTTACCTGGAGTGGTTGCTCAGCAAACGGTGTTTTTCGGTGGTCTTAGCGAGACACTGAAAATTGAACATAACTCCCAGCACAGGGAGTCGTTTATGCCGGGTGTCTGCCTGGCATGTAAAAAAGTCGGCAGTCGTGAACAGCTGCTGTATGGTCTTGAGCATTTATTGGATTAA
- the rph gene encoding ribonuclease PH produces the protein MRPSGRQPDQLRTVNITRHYTMHAEGSVLVEFGNTKVICTASVSEGVPRFLKGEGRGWVTAEYGMLPRATGSRNDREAARGKQQGRTIEIGRLIGRALRAAVDLEKLGENSITIDCDVIQADGGTRTAAITGGCVALVDALRYMQREKMIKSDPLLHLVAAVSVGVYQGTPVLDLDYPEDSAADTDMNVIMTSAGGFVEIQGTAEAEPFTETHLSGMLGLARQGIQTLNELQQQALAAEE, from the coding sequence ATGCGCCCTAGTGGTCGTCAACCGGATCAACTCAGAACAGTAAACATTACCCGTCATTACACCATGCATGCTGAAGGTTCGGTATTGGTTGAGTTTGGCAATACCAAAGTGATTTGCACCGCGTCGGTGTCTGAGGGAGTGCCAAGGTTCCTCAAGGGCGAAGGTCGGGGTTGGGTGACTGCGGAATACGGTATGTTGCCCAGAGCCACCGGCAGCCGTAATGACCGTGAAGCCGCGCGTGGCAAACAGCAGGGCCGAACCATTGAAATCGGTCGTTTGATTGGTCGGGCCTTGCGGGCGGCAGTGGATCTGGAAAAGCTTGGTGAAAATTCCATCACCATCGATTGCGATGTCATTCAGGCCGATGGTGGTACCCGGACGGCAGCCATTACCGGTGGTTGTGTGGCGCTGGTGGATGCCCTGCGGTACATGCAGCGTGAAAAGATGATCAAGTCTGATCCGTTGTTGCATCTGGTGGCAGCGGTTTCTGTCGGGGTTTATCAGGGCACGCCGGTTCTGGATCTGGATTATCCTGAGGATTCTGCCGCTGATACCGATATGAACGTCATCATGACATCTGCCGGTGGTTTCGTGGAAATTCAGGGAACCGCAGAAGCAGAACCTTTCACTGAGACACATTTGAGTGGCATGTTGGGACTCGCCCGTCAGGGGATTCAGACCTTGAATGAGTTGCAGCAGCAGGCATTGGCGGCTGAGGAGTAA
- a CDS encoding YicC/YloC family endoribonuclease → MILSMTGFARKETSDTWGTLSLEIKAVNHRYLETWFRLPDSLRMAEIPLRERIKKKLSRGKVEVQVRFSPQAQTTNQLSVNTQLVHDLNQAIEQIKAIIPQSSNVNPLNILQWPGVVAEQALDPEQLQAELFKLLDSALDDLLAHRAREGAELAQAIEERLQLISTIVAEVRTRLPEIIEEQRTNLKTKVSELIEQIDPQRLEQEIVLLAQKIDVAEELDRLDAHVQETRHVLTQKGSVGRRLDFLMQEFNREANTLSSKSILAETTKKAVDLKVYIEQMREQIQNIE, encoded by the coding sequence ATGATACTGAGCATGACGGGCTTTGCCCGCAAAGAAACATCCGATACCTGGGGTACTCTGTCACTCGAAATCAAAGCCGTGAATCACCGCTACCTGGAAACCTGGTTCCGCCTCCCCGACAGCCTGCGCATGGCGGAAATCCCACTGCGCGAACGCATCAAGAAAAAACTCAGTCGCGGTAAAGTGGAAGTGCAGGTGCGTTTCAGCCCTCAGGCCCAAACCACCAACCAGCTCAGCGTCAACACTCAACTGGTTCATGACCTGAACCAGGCCATCGAGCAAATCAAAGCCATTATTCCCCAGTCATCCAACGTCAATCCGCTGAACATCCTGCAATGGCCCGGCGTCGTCGCAGAACAGGCGCTGGACCCCGAACAACTCCAGGCCGAACTGTTCAAACTGCTCGACAGCGCCCTTGACGACCTGCTCGCCCATCGGGCTCGTGAAGGCGCCGAACTGGCTCAGGCCATCGAAGAACGCCTGCAACTGATCAGCACCATCGTTGCCGAAGTAAGGACTCGCTTACCTGAAATCATAGAAGAACAAAGAACCAACCTCAAAACCAAAGTGAGCGAACTGATCGAACAGATAGACCCGCAACGACTGGAACAGGAAATCGTCCTGCTGGCCCAGAAAATCGACGTAGCCGAAGAACTCGACCGCCTCGACGCCCACGTCCAGGAAACCCGTCACGTCCTCACCCAAAAAGGCTCCGTCGGCCGCCGCTTAGACTTCCTCATGCAGGAATTCAACCGTGAAGCCAACACCCTGTCATCCAAATCCATCCTGGCCGAAACCACCAAAAAAGCCGTGGATCTGAAGGTGTATATTGAGCAGATGCGGGAGCAGATTCAGAATATTGAGTAG
- a CDS encoding type I restriction endonuclease subunit R has translation MFNEQTVTENGIIDRLKGLSGVKWTYCHGESLPKQAQDIFVDEWLKDALCSLNPDIAKQPDYADEVIYKLRGVVLEARHTGLVKANENFHEWLMAEKTLPFGENGDHITINLIDFDNIANNHFVVSQQVHYIAATEVYFDIVLYVNGIPLVVGEVKTATRPSVTWQDGAADFMGGKKHYWKNVEPYFVPNLLCFASEGKTFAYGAINARVKDWGPWHHTDLRDDILPGLASVLDSCEGLLNPQTLLQLLESFALFSTVKTGKNTPPKRIKILPRYPQFEAAKQIVERVRKGYPKKGLIWHFQGSGKSLLMLYAAKMLRSDNALKNPTVLIVVDRRDLDSQINETFGGADVKNLIKVQSCKKLGEHIEQDSRGILITTIFKFKDVEIDDSNPNGLNNRDNIIVLVDEAHRTQEGGLGEKMRWALPNAHFYGLTGTPISGIDRNTFKLFGAEEDPGRYMNRYSYKQSIRDGATNPVKFEPRLAELRVDRDAINQEFEQLAKDNNLDEEEKAALSKRAGKLAVMLKAPKRMAAVSNDIAEHFTSHVKPKKMKGMVVVYDRDACVQMYYLLGEKLGFDAVEVVMNVDQAPIIDDKGKKNKDWAKWESDKDIPVKEKDFKRWQTIDAEEQIQKDLIEGYKDPKHSLQLIIVTAKLLTGFDAPICYCMYLDKPLRDHTLLQAMCRTNRLYETDEVRKDMGLIIDYLGVFENLRTALAYNPEEIDGVVEGIEAFKELLPVQLKKCLDFFPNVDRTLEGFEGIMAAQECLPTNEKRDEFAASFGVLSKLWSAINPDPFLSPFRNDYKWLAQIYESVRPVGQTGALVWAALGPETIKMIHEHTDINRIRDDIDELIMDEHAIFTLTDKEQEQRAKRLEIDLMGRLRGSNDPKFVELGERLEKLRQDYEAGVIKAIDWLKGLLDAAKDTVQAERETGEHVVTEEDNKQALTKLFLETRPETTPKLIGDVVEQIDKIVKATRFEGWQNSNSGPREIQKALLVTLAQFGLGKDKELFQKAYGYIEEHY, from the coding sequence GTGTTTAACGAACAAACCGTCACAGAGAATGGAATTATCGACCGCTTAAAAGGGTTAAGCGGTGTAAAGTGGACTTACTGCCACGGCGAGAGTTTGCCCAAGCAAGCGCAGGATATCTTCGTTGACGAGTGGCTTAAAGACGCCTTGTGTTCGTTAAACCCCGATATCGCCAAGCAGCCAGATTATGCCGATGAGGTGATTTACAAGCTGCGTGGTGTGGTTCTGGAGGCGCGTCATACCGGCTTGGTAAAGGCGAATGAAAACTTTCATGAATGGTTAATGGCCGAGAAGACTTTGCCTTTTGGTGAGAATGGCGACCACATCACCATCAACTTGATTGATTTTGACAATATCGCCAACAACCACTTTGTGGTGTCACAACAGGTGCACTATATCGCGGCCACCGAAGTCTATTTTGATATTGTGCTCTATGTGAACGGTATTCCCTTGGTGGTGGGCGAAGTGAAAACCGCTACCCGCCCCAGTGTTACCTGGCAAGACGGCGCCGCCGATTTTATGGGCGGTAAAAAGCACTACTGGAAAAACGTTGAACCCTACTTCGTGCCCAACCTGCTATGTTTTGCCAGTGAAGGAAAGACCTTTGCTTATGGCGCCATTAACGCCCGGGTAAAAGATTGGGGCCCGTGGCACCATACCGACCTGCGCGATGACATTTTGCCCGGCTTGGCATCGGTGCTGGATAGCTGTGAGGGCTTGTTAAACCCGCAAACCTTATTGCAGCTTCTGGAATCTTTCGCGCTGTTTTCAACGGTTAAAACCGGTAAGAACACACCACCCAAGCGCATTAAAATTCTGCCGCGTTACCCACAGTTTGAAGCGGCCAAGCAGATTGTAGAGCGCGTGCGCAAAGGCTACCCGAAAAAAGGGCTGATCTGGCATTTCCAAGGCTCGGGTAAATCGTTGTTGATGCTCTACGCCGCAAAAATGCTGCGTAGCGATAATGCCCTGAAAAACCCCACCGTATTGATCGTGGTCGACCGCCGCGATCTGGACAGCCAGATCAACGAGACCTTTGGTGGTGCGGACGTTAAAAACCTCATTAAAGTACAAAGCTGCAAAAAGCTCGGTGAACATATCGAGCAAGACAGCCGTGGCATTTTAATTACCACCATCTTTAAGTTTAAAGATGTCGAGATAGACGATAGCAACCCCAACGGCCTGAACAATCGCGATAACATTATTGTGTTAGTCGACGAAGCCCACCGCACGCAGGAAGGTGGCTTGGGTGAGAAAATGCGCTGGGCGCTTCCCAATGCTCACTTCTATGGTTTAACTGGTACGCCGATTTCAGGCATTGATCGTAATACCTTCAAACTGTTTGGCGCCGAGGAAGACCCCGGCCGTTACATGAATCGCTACAGCTACAAGCAGTCGATCCGCGATGGCGCCACTAACCCTGTAAAGTTTGAACCCCGCTTGGCAGAGCTGCGAGTAGACCGTGATGCCATCAACCAGGAATTTGAGCAGCTCGCCAAAGACAACAACCTCGACGAAGAAGAAAAAGCCGCGCTATCAAAACGCGCGGGCAAATTAGCGGTGATGCTCAAAGCGCCCAAACGAATGGCTGCCGTCAGCAATGATATTGCCGAACACTTTACCAGCCACGTAAAGCCAAAAAAAATGAAAGGCATGGTAGTAGTGTACGACCGCGATGCCTGCGTGCAGATGTACTACTTGCTGGGGGAAAAGCTAGGGTTTGATGCGGTTGAAGTGGTCATGAACGTTGACCAGGCTCCTATCATTGACGACAAAGGTAAGAAAAACAAAGATTGGGCTAAGTGGGAAAGCGATAAGGACATTCCAGTTAAGGAAAAGGACTTCAAGCGTTGGCAGACAATTGATGCTGAAGAACAAATTCAGAAAGATCTTATCGAAGGCTATAAAGACCCCAAGCATTCGTTGCAGCTGATTATTGTTACCGCGAAATTGCTTACAGGTTTTGATGCACCGATATGTTACTGCATGTACTTAGATAAGCCGCTGCGCGACCACACGCTATTGCAGGCCATGTGCCGCACCAACCGTTTGTATGAAACAGACGAAGTGCGCAAAGACATGGGACTTATCATTGATTACCTCGGTGTGTTTGAAAACCTGCGCACCGCACTGGCCTACAACCCGGAAGAGATTGATGGCGTGGTGGAGGGCATTGAAGCCTTTAAAGAGTTATTACCAGTCCAGCTGAAAAAGTGCCTAGACTTCTTCCCTAATGTGGACCGCACGCTAGAAGGCTTCGAAGGGATAATGGCAGCGCAAGAGTGCCTGCCAACCAATGAAAAGCGTGATGAGTTCGCAGCGAGCTTCGGCGTACTTTCCAAATTATGGTCAGCTATCAATCCAGATCCATTCTTAAGTCCGTTCAGAAATGATTATAAATGGCTGGCACAGATTTACGAATCGGTGCGCCCAGTCGGCCAAACCGGTGCTTTGGTGTGGGCTGCCCTTGGCCCTGAAACCATCAAGATGATCCACGAGCATACCGACATCAACCGCATCCGCGATGATATCGACGAGCTGATCATGGATGAACACGCCATTTTCACCCTGACCGACAAAGAACAAGAACAACGCGCCAAACGCCTGGAAATTGATCTGATGGGCCGCCTGCGTGGCAGCAATGACCCGAAGTTTGTCGAGTTAGGTGAACGCTTAGAAAAACTGCGCCAAGACTACGAAGCCGGTGTCATTAAAGCCATCGACTGGTTAAAAGGTCTGTTAGACGCCGCCAAAGATACGGTACAAGCCGAGCGCGAAACCGGCGAGCATGTCGTGACCGAAGAAGACAACAAGCAGGCCTTAACCAAACTCTTCCTGGAAACCCGCCCCGAAACCACGCCAAAGCTAATCGGCGATGTGGTAGAGCAGATCGATAAAATAGTCAAAGCCACCCGTTTTGAAGGCTGGCAAAACTCCAACAGTGGCCCGCGAGAAATCCAGAAGGCACTGCTGGTGACGCTGGCGCAGTTTGGGCTTGGTAAAGATAAAGAACTATTCCAGAAGGCTTATGGGTATATAGAAGAGCATTATTGA
- a CDS encoding restriction endonuclease subunit S, which yields MTDKQTVKFGDICREVKLTTKDPIADGYERYIGLEHLDSGSLKIKRWGIIEEDNPSFTRVFKKGHILFGKRRPYLKKAAIAEFDGICSGDILVLEPKHDGVTSDYLSRIIHTERFWNWAIKTSSGSLSPRTKFSVLKELAVDVVEKEKQRVATDVLDLIDEKYLLKENLLNSAETLFKVVLINEIWKPKSSWKEFSIGELGEVKLGRQRTPKYTTGKYSKPYLRVVNVLDGELDLNDVEEMDFNDSDFETHQLKTKDILITEGDITSVFNVGRVAMYNDEIESCCIQNTLLRFRSGPLILPEFALYLFRCAFYKGIFAYAANMTTVAHLGAGRFSAIKVSIPPIERQKEIVDKVIVADKLVKNLKADLANQQEFKKVLSAEFMETK from the coding sequence ATGACTGATAAACAAACCGTGAAATTTGGTGATATTTGCCGCGAAGTAAAACTCACCACTAAAGACCCAATTGCCGATGGTTATGAACGTTACATTGGTTTAGAGCACTTGGATTCTGGTTCGCTCAAGATCAAACGCTGGGGAATTATTGAGGAAGATAATCCAAGTTTTACCAGAGTATTTAAGAAAGGACATATCTTGTTTGGTAAGCGCCGTCCTTACTTAAAAAAGGCGGCTATTGCTGAATTTGATGGTATATGTTCGGGTGATATTTTGGTTTTAGAACCAAAACATGATGGTGTAACTAGCGATTACTTGTCAAGAATCATACATACAGAACGTTTTTGGAATTGGGCTATTAAAACATCATCTGGCTCACTTTCTCCTAGAACTAAATTTAGTGTTCTTAAAGAGCTCGCTGTAGATGTTGTAGAAAAAGAGAAGCAACGTGTTGCAACGGATGTTTTAGATTTAATAGATGAAAAATATCTGTTAAAAGAAAACTTACTAAATTCTGCGGAAACCTTGTTTAAAGTTGTCCTGATTAATGAAATATGGAAACCAAAGTCGTCTTGGAAAGAGTTTAGTATTGGTGAATTAGGAGAGGTAAAGCTTGGAAGACAGCGCACGCCAAAATATACGACTGGAAAATATTCAAAACCATATTTGCGAGTCGTAAATGTTCTGGATGGCGAACTTGATCTAAATGATGTCGAGGAAATGGACTTCAATGATAGTGACTTCGAAACTCACCAGCTTAAAACCAAAGATATTTTGATCACTGAAGGTGACATTACGAGCGTATTTAACGTCGGTCGAGTAGCAATGTATAACGATGAAATTGAAAGTTGTTGCATTCAGAATACGTTATTAAGATTTAGAAGTGGCCCTTTGATTCTACCCGAATTTGCTTTGTACCTTTTTCGTTGTGCCTTTTATAAAGGTATTTTTGCCTACGCCGCGAATATGACTACTGTTGCTCATTTAGGTGCTGGACGTTTTAGTGCAATAAAAGTGTCGATACCTCCGATAGAGAGACAAAAAGAGATTGTCGATAAGGTGATCGTAGCAGATAAGCTCGTCAAAAATTTGAAAGCGGACTTAGCTAATCAGCAAGAATTCAAAAAAGTATTATCTGCGGAGTTTATGGAGACTAAATAG
- a CDS encoding type I restriction-modification system subunit M, which translates to MKKADLENLLWGAAEFLRGQIDASDYKQYIFPLLFYKRLSDVYLEEYTEALKIHEGDAEYAAMPMFHRFDIPKEARWEKVRHTSKNIGEAIQNALRLIEANNPRLHGVFGDAQWTNKERLPDHLLSDLIEHFSKIPLGIKSVAQDDLGEAYEYLIKKFADDSGHTAAEFYTNRTVVHLMTRIMGLKPGETAYDPTCGTGGMLLNAVMDLRTHGQEWRSVHLYGQEVNLLTSAIARMNMFLHDIEEFDVLRGDTLAEPKFIENDQLKQFDVIFANPPYSIKKWNRDKFAADPYGRNLYGVPPQGCADYAFYTHIIKSLKPDTGRAAMLWPHGVLFRDSEQSIRKQVIESDIIEAVIGLGPNLFYNSPMESCVVVLNCNKPSERKNKVLFINGVEHVTRERAHSRLSDGDLAVLCEAYFVPEKQSNITALVDIDTLKENLYNLSIPLYVQSQNNSEVHDIEHAIEAWKVSRVQLKKQTNKLFKSLKELGFEVGGEEVQ; encoded by the coding sequence ATGAAAAAAGCAGACTTAGAAAACCTCCTCTGGGGTGCAGCCGAGTTTTTGCGCGGCCAAATCGACGCCTCAGACTACAAGCAGTACATCTTCCCGCTGCTATTTTATAAGCGCCTGTCGGATGTGTATTTGGAAGAATATACAGAAGCGCTGAAGATTCATGAAGGCGATGCCGAATACGCCGCTATGCCCATGTTTCACCGTTTTGATATTCCCAAGGAAGCCCGTTGGGAAAAAGTGCGGCACACCAGTAAAAACATTGGTGAAGCCATTCAAAACGCGCTGCGTCTAATAGAAGCCAACAATCCGCGTTTGCATGGCGTATTTGGTGATGCCCAGTGGACTAACAAAGAACGTTTACCCGATCACCTGCTATCTGATCTGATTGAGCACTTCAGTAAAATTCCACTGGGGATTAAATCGGTTGCTCAGGATGACCTGGGGGAGGCTTACGAGTACCTGATCAAAAAATTCGCCGACGATTCTGGCCACACCGCCGCCGAGTTTTATACCAACCGCACCGTCGTACATCTAATGACGCGTATCATGGGCTTAAAGCCCGGAGAAACGGCTTATGACCCCACCTGCGGCACCGGTGGCATGTTGCTTAATGCGGTAATGGATTTACGCACCCATGGCCAAGAGTGGAGATCGGTTCATTTATACGGCCAAGAAGTAAACCTGCTCACTTCGGCAATCGCCCGTATGAACATGTTCCTGCACGACATTGAAGAGTTCGATGTGCTGCGCGGCGACACCCTGGCAGAACCCAAGTTTATTGAAAACGACCAGCTCAAGCAGTTTGATGTGATTTTTGCCAACCCCCCGTACTCCATTAAAAAATGGAACCGCGATAAGTTCGCTGCCGACCCATACGGCCGCAACCTCTACGGCGTACCACCGCAAGGCTGTGCTGATTATGCGTTTTATACCCATATCATCAAAAGCCTAAAACCGGATACGGGCCGTGCCGCCATGCTCTGGCCACACGGCGTTTTGTTTCGCGATTCCGAGCAAAGCATCCGTAAACAAGTGATTGAGTCCGACATCATCGAAGCGGTGATTGGTCTTGGACCCAACCTGTTTTACAACTCGCCGATGGAATCCTGCGTAGTGGTGCTCAACTGCAATAAACCGTCTGAGCGCAAAAACAAGGTGTTGTTTATCAATGGCGTGGAACACGTTACCCGCGAACGCGCCCACAGTCGCCTGTCTGATGGTGATTTGGCCGTACTGTGCGAGGCGTACTTTGTACCTGAAAAGCAGAGCAACATTACTGCGTTGGTGGACATCGATACCCTTAAAGAGAACCTCTACAACCTGTCGATTCCGCTCTATGTGCAGTCACAAAACAATAGCGAAGTACACGATATTGAGCATGCCATCGAAGCATGGAAGGTCAGCCGGGTGCAATTAAAAAAACAGACCAATAAATTATTTAAAAGCTTAAAAGAGCTTGGGTTTGAAGTTGGCGGTGAGGAAGTGCAGTAA
- a CDS encoding type I restriction-modification system subunit M: MTLINIKDLEAHLWHAAHIITGPIDASDYKTYIFPVLFFKRICDVYDEEFLEAMEQVGDEELAKGDMFHRIQIPQECHWKDVFAETKDIGQALKDAFRGIELANPKLHGIFGDASWTNKDRLSDELLATLLNHFNKINLGVASVRDDDMGRAYEYLIKRFADKANKKAGEFYTPRTIVRLMVNILDPKAGESVYDPACGTGGMLLETIHHVKENGGDPRLLKIKGQEKNLTTEAIARMNLFLHGQEDFDIVRGDTLRDPKFLVSDRLETFDCVIANPPFSLKEWGYDLWSADPYGRKQYGLAPKTNGDFAWVQHMFASLNDSGRMAVVLPHGVLFRGGAEGAIRTKLLQENRIEAIIGVASNLFYGTGIPASILVLRKSRPKPHKDHVLIINAEESFTKGRAQNTLTNDQADEIYGIYKSQVKQGPSSEKRKGAAEIEGVARWVPISEIEENDFNLNIARYVQKPLEEETISVKDALRDFQQKLTALEQAENELEALLIKEGFEI, encoded by the coding sequence ATGACCCTAATTAATATCAAAGATCTAGAAGCTCATCTTTGGCATGCTGCCCACATTATCACCGGGCCTATCGATGCATCGGATTACAAAACCTATATTTTCCCTGTTCTCTTTTTCAAGCGTATCTGTGATGTGTACGACGAAGAATTTCTCGAAGCCATGGAACAGGTGGGTGATGAAGAACTTGCCAAAGGTGATATGTTCCACCGTATTCAGATTCCACAAGAATGCCACTGGAAAGATGTATTTGCCGAAACCAAAGACATTGGCCAAGCATTAAAAGATGCCTTTCGTGGTATCGAACTGGCAAACCCAAAGCTGCACGGTATCTTTGGTGATGCCAGCTGGACTAACAAAGATCGCCTGTCAGATGAACTCTTAGCTACTTTGCTCAACCATTTCAACAAGATAAACCTCGGTGTCGCCAGCGTGCGTGACGACGACATGGGGCGCGCATACGAATACTTAATTAAACGCTTTGCAGATAAGGCCAACAAAAAGGCTGGAGAATTCTATACCCCGCGCACCATCGTTCGCCTAATGGTGAACATTCTTGATCCTAAAGCAGGTGAAAGCGTTTACGACCCGGCGTGCGGTACCGGCGGCATGCTACTGGAAACCATCCACCACGTTAAAGAAAACGGCGGTGATCCGCGCTTGCTAAAAATCAAAGGCCAGGAGAAGAACCTAACCACCGAGGCCATTGCTCGCATGAACCTGTTTCTCCATGGGCAGGAAGACTTTGACATTGTGCGTGGCGATACACTGCGTGACCCTAAGTTTCTGGTCAGTGATCGCCTTGAAACCTTTGATTGTGTGATCGCCAACCCGCCATTCAGCCTCAAAGAATGGGGCTATGATCTCTGGTCGGCGGATCCTTATGGCCGCAAACAATATGGCTTGGCACCCAAAACCAACGGTGATTTTGCCTGGGTGCAACACATGTTCGCCTCGCTTAACGATAGCGGTCGAATGGCTGTGGTCTTGCCTCATGGCGTGTTGTTCCGTGGCGGTGCTGAGGGCGCAATCCGTACCAAGCTTCTGCAGGAAAACCGCATCGAAGCCATTATCGGTGTGGCATCAAACCTCTTTTATGGCACCGGCATTCCAGCCAGCATTCTCGTGCTGCGAAAGTCACGCCCGAAGCCCCATAAAGATCATGTGTTGATTATTAATGCTGAAGAAAGCTTCACGAAAGGACGCGCACAAAACACCCTGACCAATGACCAAGCTGATGAGATCTATGGCATCTACAAAAGCCAGGTTAAACAGGGCCCCAGTTCAGAAAAGAGAAAAGGGGCAGCCGAAATTGAAGGCGTTGCTCGCTGGGTGCCGATCAGTGAAATCGAAGAAAACGACTTTAACCTGAATATTGCGCGTTATGTGCAAAAACCACTAGAAGAAGAAACTATCTCGGTAAAAGACGCATTAAGGGATTTTCAGCAAAAGCTCACCGCTTTGGAACAAGCCGAAAACGAATTGGAAGCCCTGCTGATCAAAGAGGGTTTTGAGATATGA